In a single window of the Gadus macrocephalus chromosome 6, ASM3116895v1 genome:
- the LOC132459173 gene encoding uncharacterized protein LOC132459173 yields the protein MTSLVAKFVEEPSRAVFNALTKDQLMQLAAHYNIELPSTRLKSYVKLSVKLALCAKGLIDAPDFRPESDEEDKEEPLDDLVEDLGNPSFADEEEGLSRKPAAMLSFEQQKELLQMQLDNSKVLQQLQFERLRFTEENERARRSLEHKKLELEAQRLDLIRQGKITSPGAAGHKLDIATSLHLLPRFNEKDVDTFFLLFERVADTQDWPGSHRALLLQSRLTGKAQRAFSALTVEEARDYDLVKASVLRAYELIPEAYRQRFRNMRRLSDQTNVEFARELRLQCQRWCVACKVESYEELIDLIVLEQFKNTLPERVATYVAEKQATSESVAAVLVDEYELTHKAHVRSSNVRKVDFSTNRSVNVGAQSHQASGVDRSSRSDADQGCRYCHATGHSKWTCPVLKVKSKERFFEVKPDMLAVSPSDSSVDSLQPTGVNSSYAPVVSSGFVSLKDGDDLVPVKILRDTGASESFIMESVLPFSPTLSSGRSLLVRGIDLTTFEVPLHRVKLFSELVEGELELGIRPALPVDDVHVILGNNYAGGAVWRSNPVSVVSSSPQLRAETADSEQFPDVFAACAVTRSATRAAADAVQLKSPDDNVLDKVENAYQEKGF from the exons ATGACGTCACTTGTTGCAAAGTTTGTTGAGGAACCCTCCAGGGCTGTCTTCAATGCATTAACTAAGGATCAGTTAATGCAGTTGGCTGCCCATTATAACATCGAACTTCCTTCCACTCGGCTTAAAAGTTACGTCAAACTTTCGGTGAAGTTGGCGTTGTGCGCGAAGGGTCTGATTGACGCGCCCGACTTTAGACCCGAGTCTGACGAAGAGGATAAGGAAGAACCTCTCGATGATTTAGTTGAGGACCTCGGAAACCCTTCGTTTGCAGACGAAGAGGAAGGTCTGTCTCGTAAACCTGCGGCAATGCTGTCTTTTGAGCAGCAGAAAGAGTTGCTTCAGATGCAGCTGGATAACAGTAAAGTTTTGCAGCAGTTGCAGTTCGAAAGGCTCCGCTTCACTGAGGAGAATGAACGCGCACGGAGGTCGTTGGAACACAAAAAGCTGGAGCTTGAGGCTCAGCGTTTGGATCTCATTCGGCAGGGGAAAATAACGTCACCTGGTGCAGCAGGTCATAAGCTCGATATAGCAACTAGTCTACACTTGCTTCCTCGCTTTAATGAGAAAGACGTCGATACattttttcttctgtttgaGCGTGTGGCTGATACACAGGACTGGCCTGGTTCACACCGTGCGCTTCTGCTCCAGAGCCGTCTCACAGGAAAGGCACAGCGGGCTTTCTCTGCCTTAACTGTGGAAGAGGCCCGTGATTACGACCTGGTGAAAGCTTCGGTGTTGCGGGCATATGAATTAATTCCGGAGGCGTATCGTCAACGCTTTAGGAATATGCGGCGACTTTCGGACCAGACGAACGTTGAGTTTGCAAGGGAGTTGCGTCTGCAATGTCAGCGATGGTGTGTTGCTTGTAAGGTTGAGTCTTATGAGGAGTTGATAGATTTAATTGTCCTCGAACAATTCAAGAACACATTGCCAGAGCGTGTTGCAACGTACGTTGCGGAGAAGCAGGCAACTAGTGAGTCTGTCGCTGCGGTGTTGGTAGATGAGTACGAGTTGACTCACAAAGCTCATGTGCGCTCATCTAACGTCCGCAAGGTTGATTTTTCTACCAATAGAAGTGTGAACGTTGGTGCACAGTCACATCAGGCTTCTGGAGTAGATCGCTCAAGTAGATCTGACGCGGATCAGGGTTGCCGGTACTGTCATGCAACTGGTCATTCAAAGTGGACATGTCCAGTGCTAAAAGTTAAATCAAAAGAGCGTTTTTTTGAGGTGAAGCCGGACATGTTGGCAGTATCTCCTTCAGACTCGAGTGTTGATTCGTTGCAGCCTACTGGAGTGAATTCTAGTTACGCCCCGGTCGTTTCCAGTGGTTTTGTTTCTTTAAAAGACGGTGATGATTTGGTTCCAGTTAAAATTCTCCGTGACACAGGAGCGTCAGAGTCGTTCATTATGGAGTCTGTTTTGCCATTTTCTCCCACTTTAAGTTCTGGAAGGTCTCTTTTAGTTCGGGGAATTGACCTCACTACTTTTGAAGTTCCATTACATAGAGTGAAGTTGTTTTCTGAGTTGGTTGAGGGGGAGCTTGAGTTGGGAATTCGCCCTGCCCTCCCTGTTGATGATGTCCACGTGATTCTTGGGAATAATTACGCGGGAGGAGCTGTTTGGCGGAGTAATCCTGTGTCTGTAGTATCTTCTTCTCCTCAGCTGAGAGCGGAGACTGCTGATTCGGAGCAGTTCCCTGACGTGTTTGCAGCTTGTGCCGTGACCCGCTCAGCTACTCGTGCTGCGGCGGACGCCGTGCAGCTCAAG AGCCCAGATGACAACGTTTTGGACAAAGTGGAAAACGCCTACCAGGAAAAGGGGTTTTAG